A region of Nostoc sp. 'Peltigera membranacea cyanobiont' N6 DNA encodes the following proteins:
- a CDS encoding PAS domain-containing hybrid sensor histidine kinase/response regulator, which produces MKLIELALNLYCSITLVKGDGAELMLNFQTLFESIPGLYIVYSLDLIIVAGSDAYFQTTKTKREEVVGQHLFEVFPDNPDDPNATGVQNLRASLESVLKHRQPHTIAMQKYDIRRPESEGGGFEERYWTLTNSPVFDENGEMTHIIHQAEAVTDYVRVQQQQNEQDFHKQAAQALQASEQQLKLALKTSKLGFWQLDIKTNVLSTSDQCKVNYGLPINTDFSHKVLMERIHPEDRTWVQVAIQDTINTKGTDYDVEYRTVWDDGSTHWVLARGHLIYDEAGNPERMVGISIDISDRKHTEADLREAHVQLESALAAGAIYTWRWKIPDNLVIVNATFAHLFGVDPVQAATGLPIDLFVQGMHEEDRPRVVAAINQAIETGEEFVSEYRVYTAVGEERWLAARGRVEYAADGRPLAFPGALADITERKQAEDAWRLISAELERQLRKFDAIASSVTDFIYTFDLSGRFTYINQPLLDLLKKTSAEALGKNFFELDYPKDLATKLQRQIQQVIETHQPLKDETPYTSAFGTRAYEYIFVPLESGNGMVEAVAGVTRDITDRKEIEATVKASNERLKLLSEVANDLLLNEDPKLFLAGLFEKVSTHLGLEVYFNYLFQEDQQRLQLHTHGGISEEIALSAKFLELGQGVCGYAVQHRRLTIVENALSTTDPLAVRIQSIGIRAYACHPLMVGDACGGQSHRILGTLGLGTRQRDRFTSEELDLMQTVANQVAAALERSRLVTELQARAEALDRTNRIKDEFLAVLSHELRTPLNPILGWSKLLQKGKLDAEKTNIAIATIERNAQLQVQLIDDLLDISRILQGKMSLSTSPIDLNVVISAALETVRLAAEAKSIQIQTIVSPVLGVVVGDAGRLQQVVWNLLSNAVKFTPIGGQVTIALSQVENHAQIQITDTGKGIRADFLPFVFEHFRQEDSATTRKFGGLGLGLAIVRQITQMHGGTVTVVSRGEELGATFTVKIPLAPQLSQAPTLDRSPVEENDLSGIHILVVDDEMDSREFITFVLEEDGAIVTAVASGTDALQAIAQSIPNIIVSDIGMPEMDGYMLMRQIRALGLEQGGKIPAIALTAYAAELDRQQAIAAGFQRHITKPIDPEVLVAIVVEMWASSLVYL; this is translated from the coding sequence TTGAAGCTTATCGAACTGGCGCTCAATCTCTACTGCTCGATTACTTTGGTGAAGGGTGATGGGGCAGAACTTATGCTGAATTTTCAAACCTTATTTGAATCAATACCGGGATTGTATATCGTCTACTCACTCGACTTGATAATTGTCGCAGGAAGTGATGCTTACTTCCAGACAACGAAGACTAAACGAGAAGAGGTCGTTGGTCAGCATTTGTTCGAGGTTTTTCCAGACAATCCCGACGATCCAAATGCTACTGGAGTTCAGAATTTACGTGCCTCCTTAGAAAGCGTGCTGAAGCATCGCCAGCCTCACACGATCGCAATGCAGAAATATGATATTCGCCGCCCCGAATCAGAAGGCGGTGGCTTTGAGGAGCGGTACTGGACATTAACCAACTCGCCAGTCTTTGATGAAAACGGTGAAATGACACACATTATTCACCAAGCCGAAGCTGTCACCGACTATGTGCGGGTGCAACAGCAGCAAAATGAGCAAGACTTCCACAAACAAGCGGCTCAAGCACTGCAAGCCAGCGAACAGCAGCTTAAACTTGCCCTTAAGACCAGCAAACTCGGCTTTTGGCAACTTGATATCAAGACCAATGTTCTATCTACTTCTGACCAGTGCAAAGTGAACTATGGTCTACCCATTAATACTGATTTCTCGCACAAAGTTCTAATGGAGCGGATTCATCCAGAGGATCGGACTTGGGTGCAGGTGGCAATTCAAGATACCATTAATACCAAGGGTACTGATTATGACGTAGAGTATCGCACCGTTTGGGATGATGGCAGCACGCATTGGGTGCTGGCTCGGGGTCATCTAATTTATGACGAGGCGGGCAATCCTGAGCGCATGGTCGGGATTTCAATCGATATTAGCGATCGCAAACACACTGAAGCTGACCTCCGGGAAGCCCATGTACAACTGGAGTCAGCTTTAGCCGCAGGAGCCATTTACACGTGGCGGTGGAAGATTCCTGATAATCTGGTAATCGTGAATGCCACCTTTGCTCACTTGTTTGGCGTTGACCCTGTGCAGGCAGCGACAGGTTTGCCGATCGACCTGTTTGTGCAAGGAATGCATGAAGAAGACCGCCCACGAGTGGTCGCTGCCATTAACCAGGCGATTGAAACTGGCGAAGAATTTGTCAGTGAGTACCGGGTTTATACGGCAGTGGGCGAGGAGCGCTGGCTTGCCGCACGCGGTCGAGTTGAATATGCTGCTGATGGCAGACCGCTTGCTTTTCCTGGGGCACTGGCAGACATCACTGAACGCAAACAAGCCGAAGATGCTTGGCGACTGATTTCCGCCGAACTCGAACGACAACTGCGAAAGTTCGACGCGATCGCCTCTTCCGTAACTGATTTTATTTATACCTTCGATTTGTCGGGACGGTTCACTTACATCAATCAGCCGTTGCTCGATCTCTTAAAGAAGACTTCGGCTGAAGCCCTGGGCAAAAACTTTTTTGAGCTGGATTATCCAAAAGATTTAGCCACCAAACTGCAAAGACAGATTCAGCAAGTCATCGAAACGCACCAACCGCTCAAAGATGAAACGCCGTACACGAGTGCATTTGGCACGCGTGCCTATGAATACATTTTTGTACCGCTAGAGAGCGGAAATGGTATGGTAGAAGCGGTGGCAGGTGTCACGCGAGACATTACCGATCGCAAGGAAATCGAAGCGACTGTGAAAGCCAGTAACGAACGGCTGAAGCTGCTTTCAGAAGTTGCTAACGATCTCTTGCTCAACGAAGATCCCAAGCTGTTTTTAGCGGGTTTGTTTGAAAAGGTTTCGACTCATTTGGGACTCGAAGTTTATTTCAATTACTTGTTTCAAGAAGACCAGCAAAGACTTCAGCTACATACTCATGGGGGCATCTCAGAGGAGATTGCTTTATCTGCTAAATTTTTGGAGTTAGGGCAAGGGGTGTGTGGTTATGCGGTGCAACATCGCCGACTTACTATTGTTGAAAATGCCCTCTCAACGACCGATCCACTTGCTGTTAGAATTCAGTCAATCGGGATCAGAGCTTATGCTTGTCATCCACTGATGGTAGGCGATGCCTGCGGCGGGCAAAGCCATCGCATCTTGGGCACTCTGGGACTGGGAACTCGTCAACGCGATCGCTTTACCAGCGAGGAACTCGACCTCATGCAAACGGTTGCCAATCAGGTTGCGGCTGCCTTAGAACGATCGCGCCTGGTTACAGAGCTACAGGCACGCGCTGAAGCATTAGATCGAACTAATCGCATTAAAGATGAATTCCTGGCAGTTCTCTCCCATGAGTTGCGGACTCCCCTAAATCCAATTCTGGGATGGTCAAAACTGTTGCAGAAGGGAAAGCTTGATGCTGAAAAAACGAATATTGCGATCGCCACGATCGAGCGCAACGCCCAGCTTCAGGTGCAACTGATCGATGACTTGCTAGACATTTCCCGGATTCTGCAAGGCAAAATGAGCTTGTCAACCTCACCTATTGACCTAAATGTAGTGATTTCAGCCGCGTTGGAAACGGTTCGGTTAGCCGCAGAAGCCAAGTCAATCCAAATTCAGACGATTGTCTCACCCGTTCTGGGAGTGGTAGTCGGAGATGCAGGCCGATTGCAGCAGGTGGTGTGGAATCTGCTATCGAATGCCGTTAAGTTTACTCCTATTGGGGGGCAAGTCACGATTGCGCTATCCCAAGTTGAAAATCATGCCCAAATTCAAATTACCGACACCGGAAAAGGAATTCGTGCCGATTTTCTGCCATTCGTGTTTGAGCATTTCCGCCAAGAAGATAGCGCCACCACCCGCAAATTTGGTGGGCTAGGCTTGGGACTGGCGATCGTGCGCCAAATTACGCAAATGCATGGCGGTACAGTCACAGTGGTCAGTCGCGGCGAAGAACTAGGAGCAACATTCACAGTTAAAATTCCGCTTGCACCTCAATTAAGTCAAGCACCAACCTTAGATCGATCGCCCGTTGAGGAGAATGATTTGAGCGGCATTCATATTTTAGTCGTCGATGATGAAATGGACTCGCGGGAGTTCATCACTTTTGTTCTAGAGGAAGATGGCGCGATCGTCACTGCTGTTGCATCTGGGACTGATGCGCTGCAAGCGATCGCTCAATCCATTCCCAACATAATCGTTAGCGATATTGGGATGCCAGAGATGGATGGCTACATGCTGATGCGACAAATTCGTGCCCTTGGGCTTGAGCAAGGGGGAAAAATTCCCGCTATTGCCTTAACAGCTTATGCGGCAGAACTGGATCGGCAGCAAGCGATCGCAGCCGGATTTCAACGTCACATCACCAAACCCATCGATCCAGAAGTTTTAGTGGCGATCGTCGTCGAAATGTGGGCTTCAAGCTTAGTCTATCTCTGA
- a CDS encoding helix-turn-helix domain-containing protein: MAGTPNLYSSRQIEAQTLVRQLRQLLGLTQEQFAAEVGVTLVTINRWENNRAKPLPLALKQIKAKLHEMENSPIEAYRTGAQSLLLDYFGEG, translated from the coding sequence ATGGCAGGTACACCAAACTTATATAGCAGTCGTCAGATTGAGGCTCAGACGCTGGTTCGTCAGCTAAGGCAATTGCTAGGACTAACACAGGAGCAATTTGCGGCTGAGGTTGGCGTAACACTGGTGACAATCAACCGTTGGGAAAATAATCGAGCTAAACCGCTACCCCTGGCACTCAAGCAAATTAAAGCCAAGCTTCATGAAATGGAGAATTCACCCATTGAAGCTTATCGAACTGGCGCTCAATCTCTACTGCTCGATTACTTTGGTGAAGGGTGA
- a CDS encoding DUF4359 domain-containing protein, producing MKALTIIAYTGAAAGLAALGVTMAKTNPSQVEYEEYAVQRLTKYLKTDVCKKTTNIIENLIRFNCDKLVDSANPQIQGVIARTTERQNYMIFSIYRTDLKINSWIPSYKFETVAAFNQFYTYTAEEQ from the coding sequence ATGAAAGCCCTAACCATCATTGCATATACTGGAGCCGCAGCAGGACTAGCCGCCTTGGGTGTGACAATGGCGAAGACTAATCCCAGTCAGGTTGAATATGAAGAATATGCAGTGCAACGGTTGACAAAATACTTAAAAACCGATGTATGCAAAAAAACTACGAATATTATAGAAAATTTAATCCGTTTTAATTGCGATAAATTGGTTGACTCCGCTAACCCGCAAATCCAAGGAGTTATTGCCAGAACTACAGAAAGACAAAATTACATGATTTTTAGCATTTACCGTACAGATTTAAAAATAAATTCTTGGATACCTTCTTACAAATTTGAAACGGTGGCAGCTTTTAATCAATTTTATACTTACACTGCCGAAGAACAATAA
- a CDS encoding sirohydrochlorin chelatase, which translates to MSFAYLLVSHGSRDPRPEVAMQQLARLVCDKLPKNYNALNSEHLVGIAALEMSPQPLHEQIQQFAKSAFGNRKPSQNQNRLKIVPLFLLPGVHVMTDIPAEVALAQQAIGEDIMIELQPYLGSHPNLEKLLVEQIATIKAEAWIFLAHGSRRPGSKETVEAMAASLSAVAAYWATPPSLESRVTELVTAGYKEIAILPYFLFAGGITDAIAASIEELKLQFPAVNFQLAQPLGASAELAELIWDLTDR; encoded by the coding sequence ATGTCATTTGCCTATCTGCTAGTATCTCACGGAAGTCGCGACCCGCGCCCAGAAGTTGCTATGCAGCAACTAGCTAGGCTGGTATGTGACAAATTGCCAAAGAACTACAATGCATTAAATAGCGAACATTTGGTTGGCATAGCTGCTTTAGAAATGAGTCCTCAGCCTTTACACGAGCAGATTCAACAATTTGCTAAGAGCGCTTTTGGCAATCGCAAACCATCTCAAAACCAGAATCGCCTCAAAATTGTACCGCTATTTCTGTTGCCGGGAGTGCATGTGATGACAGATATTCCTGCCGAAGTAGCGCTAGCACAACAGGCTATCGGTGAAGATATTATGATTGAATTGCAACCATATTTAGGCTCTCACCCCAATTTAGAGAAATTGCTGGTCGAGCAAATAGCTACTATCAAAGCAGAAGCGTGGATTTTCTTAGCTCATGGTAGCCGTCGCCCAGGTTCCAAAGAAACTGTAGAAGCAATGGCGGCGAGTTTGTCAGCAGTGGCTGCTTATTGGGCTACGCCTCCTAGTTTAGAATCACGGGTGACAGAGTTGGTAACTGCTGGTTATAAAGAAATTGCAATCTTGCCATACTTTTTATTCGCTGGTGGCATAACCGATGCGATCGCAGCCTCCATAGAGGAGCTAAAATTACAATTTCCGGCGGTGAATTTCCAATTGGCGCAGCCACTGGGAGCAAGTGCAGAACTAGCCGAGCTAATTTGGGATTTAACGGATAGATGA
- the cobA gene encoding uroporphyrinogen-III C-methyltransferase, with translation MNRTEKQENKYLGKVYLVGAGPGDPGLITLKAKGLLECADVVIYDALVSPAILAMINPQAEQINAGKRRGKHSLFQEETTQLLIDKAQDCAIVVRLKGGDPFIFGRGGEEMEELVNAGISTEVVPGITSGIAAAAYSGIPLTHRLYSSSVTFVTGHEAAGKYRPKVNWNAIAHGSETIVIYMGIHNLPYIVEQLSAAGLKVETPIALVRWGTRPEQEELIGTLETIVKQVEQTGFGAPAIAVIGQVVNMHNILSGCRPV, from the coding sequence ATGAACCGCACAGAAAAACAGGAGAACAAGTATTTGGGAAAGGTTTATTTAGTAGGTGCGGGGCCAGGAGATCCGGGACTAATAACCCTGAAGGCGAAAGGTTTGTTGGAATGTGCAGATGTCGTTATCTATGATGCCTTAGTCAGTCCGGCAATTTTGGCAATGATTAATCCCCAAGCCGAACAAATTAATGCTGGTAAGCGCAGGGGTAAGCATTCATTGTTCCAGGAAGAAACAACTCAATTGCTGATTGATAAAGCGCAGGATTGTGCAATTGTGGTGCGGTTAAAGGGTGGCGATCCTTTTATCTTTGGTCGCGGTGGCGAGGAAATGGAAGAATTAGTCAACGCGGGGATATCAACTGAAGTTGTGCCCGGTATTACATCGGGGATTGCGGCTGCGGCTTACTCCGGTATTCCTTTGACTCATCGACTGTATAGTTCTTCAGTGACATTTGTAACTGGTCATGAAGCGGCGGGTAAGTATAGACCGAAAGTGAATTGGAATGCGATCGCCCACGGTTCCGAAACCATTGTAATTTATATGGGAATTCACAATCTGCCTTATATTGTGGAACAGTTAAGCGCAGCTGGGTTGAAGGTAGAAACACCCATTGCTTTGGTGCGCTGGGGTACGCGCCCAGAACAAGAAGAATTAATTGGAACCTTAGAGACAATTGTAAAGCAGGTAGAGCAAACTGGATTTGGTGCGCCTGCGATCGCAGTTATTGGACAAGTGGTGAATATGCACAATATTTTGTCTGGTTGTCGTCCAGTTTGA
- a CDS encoding homogentisate phytyltransferase, producing the protein MSQSSQNSPLPRKPVQSYLHWLYAFWKFSRPHTIIGTSLSVLSLYLIAIAISNNPDFLFPNSLLPVFGAWIACLCGNVYIVGLNQLEDVDIDKINKPHLPLASGEFSQQTGQSIVALTGILALVVAWLTGPFLFGMVAISLAIGTAYSLPPIRLKQFPFWAALCIFSVRGTIVNLGLYLHYSWALKQSQIIPPVVWVLTLFILVFTFAIAIFKDIPDIEGDRLYNITTFTIELGPQAVFNLALWVITVCYLGIILVGVLHIASVNPIFLVVAHLGLLVWMWLRSSTVDLQDKSAIAQFYQFIWKLFFMEYLIFPIACFLA; encoded by the coding sequence ATGAGCCAGAGTTCTCAAAACAGCCCTTTGCCACGCAAACCCGTTCAATCATATCTCCATTGGTTATACGCTTTCTGGAAATTCTCTCGCCCTCACACGATTATTGGCACAAGTCTGAGTGTGTTGAGTTTGTATTTAATTGCCATTGCTATTAGTAATAATCCTGATTTTTTATTTCCTAACTCCCTACTTCCTGTCTTCGGTGCATGGATTGCTTGTTTATGTGGCAATGTTTACATTGTAGGACTGAATCAATTAGAAGATGTTGATATTGACAAGATTAATAAACCTCATTTACCGTTGGCATCAGGTGAGTTTTCTCAACAGACGGGGCAATCAATTGTCGCGTTGACTGGGATTTTGGCGTTAGTAGTGGCTTGGCTAACTGGGCCATTCTTATTTGGGATGGTGGCAATTAGTTTGGCTATTGGTACTGCTTATTCTTTACCGCCAATTCGTTTAAAACAGTTTCCATTTTGGGCGGCGCTGTGTATTTTTTCGGTGCGCGGCACGATTGTTAATTTAGGATTGTATTTGCATTACAGTTGGGCGCTGAAACAAAGCCAAATAATTCCGCCTGTGGTATGGGTGCTGACGTTATTTATCTTGGTGTTTACCTTTGCGATCGCCATTTTTAAAGATATCCCCGATATAGAAGGCGATCGCCTTTACAATATTACTACTTTCACGATCGAGCTAGGGCCCCAAGCTGTGTTTAATCTGGCTCTTTGGGTGATAACTGTCTGCTATCTGGGAATAATTCTAGTTGGGGTGCTACACATCGCCTCAGTTAACCCCATTTTTCTGGTAGTTGCTCATTTAGGGCTGCTGGTTTGGATGTGGTTGCGGAGTTCGACGGTAGACTTACAAGATAAAAGTGCGATCGCTCAATTCTACCAATTTATCTGGAAACTATTTTTTATGGAATATCTGATTTTTCCTATCGCCTGCTTTTTGGCTTAG